The Ciconia boyciana chromosome 2, ASM3463844v1, whole genome shotgun sequence genome has a segment encoding these proteins:
- the BLVRA gene encoding biliverdin reductase A produces MFGTVVVGVGIAGLARIRDLMNPMPSSPSEHLKLFGFVSRRSFGNINEAKQISLEDALGSKEIHAAFISTENRSHEETIRMFLEAGKHVLVEYPMALSAKAARELWEMAEQKDKVLHVEHIELLTEEYKQLKKEVAGKDLVKGTLHFTGSVLDENKAGFPAFSGIARLTWLIDLFGDLTVTSATREKQKDKNYSRMTVHFQTANKKPLTWIEERGPGMRREKKINFCFTSGCLENFPQAPKSAVGLFMQDQNLFAKKLLGQVSKEELAAEKWRILRCLDLAEVIQQHCEQPEKICS; encoded by the exons ATGTTTGGGACCGTGGTGGTTGGAGTTGGAATTGCTGGCTTAGCACGGATCCGAGACTTGATGAATCcgatgccttccagcccttctgaGCACCTGAAACTCTTTGGATTTGTATCCAG GAGAAGTTTTGGCAACATTAATGAGGCCAAGCAGATTAGCCTGGAAGATGCTCTAGGAAGCAAAGAGATCCATGCAGCCTTCATCAGCACAGAGAACAGAAGCCATGAAGAAACCATTAG aatgtttttagAAGCTGGGAAACATGTCCTTGTTGAGTACCCCATGGCTTTGTCTGCTAAGGCGGCCCGTGAACTCTGGGAGATGGCTGAACAGAAAG atAAAGTACTCCATGTGGAGCACATTGAGCTTCTGACTGAAGAGtacaagcagctgaaaaaagagGTGGCTGGGAAAGACCTGGTGAAGGGAACATTGCATTTCACAG GTAGCGTCCttgatgaaaacaaagcaggatTCCCAGCTTTCAGTGGAATTGCCCGACTGACTTGGCTGATTGACCTCTTTGGAGACCTCACTGTTACCTCTGCCaccagagaaaagcagaaggataaGAATTATTCCAGAATGACTGTTCACTTTCAGACGGCAAACAAGAA ACCTCTGACTTGGATTGAAGAAAGAGGACCAGGGATGAGAcgtgaaaagaaaatcaacttcTGTTTCACAAGTGGCTGCCTGGAGAACTTCCCTCAAGCCCCAAAGTCCGCTGTGGGCCTTTTCATGCAGGATCAGAACCTCTTTGCCAAAAAACTGCTGGGCCAGGTATCCAAGGAGGAGCTGGCTGCTGAGAAATGGCGAATTTTGCGGTGTCTTGACCTTGCCGAGGTGATCCAACAGCACTGTGAACAGCCAGAGAAAATCTGCTCCTGA